The window TTTAAGGCTGGAATTGAAGCGGGCGCAGACTCCATCATGGTCAGTCATAATATCGTTCCTGCCATTGATGACGTCCCGTCTTCCATTTCACCTGAAATCAATAATATTCTTCGGAATGAACTTGGTTTTGATGGTGTCATTATGACCGATGACTTTGACATGCTGGGTCTATCGCAATTCGTTGATCAAAATTCGGGTGCCTTGCAGACTATTCAAGCTGGGACAGATATGATCTTATCTTCGAGCTATGCTAGTCAAATTCCTTATATTGTGGAACAAGTGAAGGCTGGAACTATTACAGAGGAGCGGCTTGACCAATCTGTCAAACGTATTTTGGGAATGAAATATGATCTTGGCTTAATCAAATAAACAAAGAAAAGGAAGTGCTAGATACTTCCTTTTCGTATTATTCTAAAACAAGCTTAGTTTTGATGCCGTCTATATCAACAAAGGCTACGCTATTGTCTAGTCTTTGAAGGTTTAGGTTTGCAGCTGTGGCGCGTTCCAAGGTTGCTTCAAAAGCTTCTGGATTGGAATAGATGACCGTATAGTAGGCCAGTCCTGGCATGCCTTCTGTTCGTGTTTGGAGATGTTTTCCTCCCCATTCGTTGACTGCTAGGTGGTGATGGTAGTCGCCTGAGGCTAGCCAGGCTGCAGATGGGACCGAGAATTTATCCTCGACAGCTAGGACCTCTTGGTAAAATCGGCTAGAAGCGGCGCTTTCTCGAACGGACAGGTGAATATGGCCCATGCGACTGCCAAGCGGCATCTGATAGACTGCGTCAGCTTTTTTCCCTAAAGCATAGATCGTTTCAGCATCCATAGGCTCAGTTACACCTACGATTTGACCGTCAGCTCGAACATCCCATGCATCTTGTGGCAGGTCACGGTAAACTTCGATGCCATTGCCTTCGGTGTCGGCTAGGTAAATGGCTTCGCTGTAACCGTGGTCGCTGGCACCTTGGAGGGAAATCTTATTGTCGATAAAGTGGCGGAAAATGGTCCCCAGATCCTCGCGGCTAGGAAGGACAATAGCCAAATGGTAGAGGCCGTAGCTTTGGCTGACCTCGCCTTCCTGCTCTGTTTGAATAAGTCGAATAAGGATGTTTTTTCCAACTCCTAGGTCAATCTGTTTAGAGTTTTCAGTCAGAACTTGGAGGCCCAATACCTGTTGGTAAAATAGGCTTTGAAGTTCCAGATTGCGGACGTTGAGGGCGACATGGCCCAGCTCAAATTTGGAATTGTACATGGAAATACCTGACTTTCTGATACAATTTATAGGAATTTTCGAGTTGCTTAGTATCTTTTGGTGAAGTAATGTGTGACGAATAGACTTTTGAAAATTGATTTTTATCTCATAGCTTTCTCAACAAGTGTGCTATCTACGATTTGGATAAAGTGTGTAATTTTATTTTCAGCATTAAAATCGTAAATATGGACAAAGTCTGCTTGAAAGGATTTCTCAGTAAGGTTGTAGGTCCCCTTGTAGTAGCCATAAACCATGACACGGTTTCCTGAAAAGGCGTAATCAACAGGTGTGGCACTATAATTGGTCCATTCAGAACCTAGTCTTGCATGGACGTTTTCAATCACTGCATCTGGACCGATATAGGTACCAGCATAGGGAAAGCCTGCAGCTTCTGTCCAAGAGATATCAGCAGCCAAATGGCTTTTGAAATCTTCTATTCGACCTTGAGCAGTAGCTAGATAAGTCTCTTCTAAAATATTTTTATATAATTGATTTTTTGACATAGGTATTTTCTTTTCTATTGCGTAATAGCTGCTTGGAAATTTTTTTCCAAATCGTCTACTGTGCGAACTTGGTTAATAAGATTAAAGAAGTTTCCGTCTTTTTCGAGTAACAAGGTTGGGAAAGAGGTTACCCCCATTTCATAAGCCGTGATAAAGTCTGGGTGTAGACTTTCTGGTTGTTTCAAGTTGCTTGATAGTTCTTCCATAGCCTTTGTAGGTAGCTGGTAGGTACCGATTAGGCTGGTGTAACTGTCTGCTTGACTGAGGTCTAATCCATTTTCAAAAAACAATGTTTGAATATCTAATGTCAGCTGAGCAAGCTGGTGTGGTTCAACGTAGTTTTTCAAAATGGAGTAAGCCCTAGCAGGACCAAGGGAGTCCATGGTAAAGTCCGTATCCTTAAACAATTGATTGTAGTTATCGCCAAAAGACATTTGGTAATAGCTTTCGATTTGTTTGTTAATGGTCTGTGCCTGCTGGAAATCAACCATTTTCTTTTTGTTATCTCCGACAAACAAGCCTCCGTTAATGACCTCTATTTCTATGTCAGAATGGTCTTGCATGAATTTTGTGAAAATGTGGTTAAAGCCGTAGGTCCAACCACAATAAGCATCGATGATGTAATATAGTTTCATTTTAATTTTCTTTCATCTTATTTTCTTGGTTTTTGATTAGAATTTAGCATTGCTATTGGAAGTTTTGGAATCTTCCTCGATTGGCACAACAAGATTCCAGAGTTCTGCAATTTTATCATCTTCAACTCGATAAAGGTCATAGAATGATGTCTATTGACCTGTAGAGTCTAAGCTTCTAACAAAGCTTGCGCTTGAGCTTGCAGACCAGCGATGGCTTCTTCTGACAATACCAACTGTCCAGTTCCCCATGCTTCTGGGTTGACGGTAGTCCCTGTAAACTCACCTACAACTTGCATACGAACAAATGGTAGGAGTGCATGGTAGCTAGCGAACATTGGCTCGTGTCCAGCATTTGCTACAGATGACACGGTTACAATCTTATCTTGGAGAGCAGATGGGCCACGTGTTTCTGACAAGTCTAGGGCACGGCTGAGCCAGTCAATCAAGTTTTTCACCGTGCCTGGGATTGCAAAGTTGTAAACTGGTGAGAAAATCCAGATAGCATCTGCAGCCATAATCGCATCGCGTGCAGCTTGGACAGCTGGCAAGACTGGTGTTTCAAGATCTTGGTTCATAAGTGGAATATCCTTGTAGTCAAGGTAAGTAACAGTTGCTTGACCTTCTAAGATGCTTTCAGCCTGTTTAGCCATTTGGTGATTAAATGAACCTTCACGTAGTGAACCGACGATAAATAGAATGTTTTTCATGATCTTATACCTCTAAAAATTTTTTCTTCCCTGCTCTCGCAGTTTATGGTATTATTGTAACAGGTACTAAAAATATTACAAGTACGATTTTTTTGAATAGTCACTATCTTTTTGTGAAGTAATGTGTCGTATCAAGGGAAAATAAAGGAGAAATTATGGCAACTTTCATACACCATACAGTTCCGGAGTGTCCTTATGTGACCACTCAGTGTGTCTTATCTGGGAAATGGAGTATGTTATTACTACATCATATCGAAGAAGGTCCCATTCGGTTTAATGAATTGCACCGTCGATTGACAGGGATTTCCCAAGCAACCTTGACCAAGCAGTTGCGTCAGCTAGAAGATGATGGTTTAATCACTCGGAAGGTTTATGCACAAGTTCCGCCAAAAGTGGAATATGAACTGAGCGAGATTGGTCAGGAATTCAAGTTGGTTCTTCAACAAATTGAAGTCTTCGGCGATAAATACATCAACTTTGTTAAATCAAAAAAATCTGAATGAGTTCGTATCTCATTCAGATTTTTGTTTTTTTATAGTTCGTCATCCTTAACAGCGTCTAGCCAGCTAGCAGCAGCCTTGGCTGTGCTTTCAAGGGCACCTTCTTTGAACGGTGATTGGAGGTTTGCAGCTTCAACCACTTGCAAGAAGGACTTGGTACCACCCAAATCACAGATGCGGATGTAGTCTTCCCAAGCATTTTCATCGTGATCTACCTGCGTACGTTTCCAGAATTGAAGGGCACAGACTTGAGCCAAGGTATAGTCGATGTAGTAGAATGGGCTGGCAAATATATGCCCTTGACGGTACCAGAAGATACCGCGGTTGAGGGCTTCTGACTCAGAATAATCACGGTCTGGCAAGTAGAGGTCTTGGAGTTTTTTCCAAGTCGCCTTACGTTCGGCTGGTGTCATCTCTGGGCGTTCATAGACTTCGTGCTGGAAGTGATCCACCAAGACACCGTAAGGCAAGAAGAGAAGGGCACTTGCCAAGTGGGTAAACTTGTACTTATCCACCTGTTCCTTGAAGAAACGGTCCATCCATGGCCAGGTCATAAATTCCATAGACATGGAGTGGATTTCACAGGTTTCATAGGTTGGCCAGACAACTTCTGGACTTTGGATCCAACGGGAACGATAGACTTGGAAGGCGTGACCTGCTTCGTGGGTCAAGACATCAATATCACCGCTGGTACCGTTGAAGTTGGAGAAGATGAATGGGCTCTTGAAGTCAGGGATATAGGTACAGTAGCCACCGCTGTTTTTGCCTGGTTTTGCGACCAAGTCCAAAAGCTCATGCTCAATCATGAAATCGAAGAATTCGCCTGTTTCTGCGGACAATTCACGGTACATGTCTTGGGCCTGATTGACGATAAAATCTGGGTCACCTTGTGGCACCGCATTGCCGTCTAAGAACTCAAGATTGAGGTCGTAGTGTTTGAGGCTTGGTACCTGCAAGCGTTTTGCTTGGCGTTGACGAAGATTTTGTACAATCGGTACGATATGCTTGAGGATTTCCTCACGATAAACCTTGACCATGTCACGATTGTAATCAAAACGGTTCATCTTGAGATAGCCGTATTCTACGTAGTCCTTGAAGCCAAGTTTGTGGGCGATTTCCGTGCGGACCTTGACCAACTCATCGTAAACACGGTCAAAATCAGCTTCCTTGCTTTCAAAGAAGGCAGTTGTAGCAGC is drawn from Streptococcus sp. 29892 and contains these coding sequences:
- a CDS encoding VOC family protein, which gives rise to MYNSKFELGHVALNVRNLELQSLFYQQVLGLQVLTENSKQIDLGVGKNILIRLIQTEQEGEVSQSYGLYHLAIVLPSREDLGTIFRHFIDNKISLQGASDHGYSEAIYLADTEGNGIEVYRDLPQDAWDVRADGQIVGVTEPMDAETIYALGKKADAVYQMPLGSRMGHIHLSVRESAASSRFYQEVLAVEDKFSVPSAAWLASGDYHHHLAVNEWGGKHLQTRTEGMPGLAYYTVIYSNPEAFEATLERATAANLNLQRLDNSVAFVDIDGIKTKLVLE
- a CDS encoding nuclear transport factor 2 family protein, giving the protein MSKNQLYKNILEETYLATAQGRIEDFKSHLAADISWTEAAGFPYAGTYIGPDAVIENVHARLGSEWTNYSATPVDYAFSGNRVMVYGYYKGTYNLTEKSFQADFVHIYDFNAENKITHFIQIVDSTLVEKAMR
- a CDS encoding thioredoxin, with amino-acid sequence MKLYYIIDAYCGWTYGFNHIFTKFMQDHSDIEIEVINGGLFVGDNKKKMVDFQQAQTINKQIESYYQMSFGDNYNQLFKDTDFTMDSLGPARAYSILKNYVEPHQLAQLTLDIQTLFFENGLDLSQADSYTSLIGTYQLPTKAMEELSSNLKQPESLHPDFITAYEMGVTSFPTLLLEKDGNFFNLINQVRTVDDLEKNFQAAITQ
- a CDS encoding NADPH-dependent FMN reductase, which translates into the protein MKNILFIVGSLREGSFNHQMAKQAESILEGQATVTYLDYKDIPLMNQDLETPVLPAVQAARDAIMAADAIWIFSPVYNFAIPGTVKNLIDWLSRALDLSETRGPSALQDKIVTVSSVANAGHEPMFASYHALLPFVRMQVVGEFTGTTVNPEAWGTGQLVLSEEAIAGLQAQAQALLEA
- a CDS encoding winged helix-turn-helix transcriptional regulator: MATFIHHTVPECPYVTTQCVLSGKWSMLLLHHIEEGPIRFNELHRRLTGISQATLTKQLRQLEDDGLITRKVYAQVPPKVEYELSEIGQEFKLVLQQIEVFGDKYINFVKSKKSE
- a CDS encoding M3 family oligoendopeptidase; this translates as MKFSDYTYVRPDYEAIKAQFSDLTDQLTQANDLETTRTLVTDVTKLLNLVDTQYNLWMIRHTIDMNDEFYNEETKFWNEYSPLFEELTTNYYRVIVQTPYKEELSDILPQTFFMQAENKLKTFSSDVIPLLQKENELSDEYSKLIAGAEIDFQGQTYNLAQMGPFGQSTDREVRKAASAATTAFFESKEADFDRVYDELVKVRTEIAHKLGFKDYVEYGYLKMNRFDYNRDMVKVYREEILKHIVPIVQNLRQRQAKRLQVPSLKHYDLNLEFLDGNAVPQGDPDFIVNQAQDMYRELSAETGEFFDFMIEHELLDLVAKPGKNSGGYCTYIPDFKSPFIFSNFNGTSGDIDVLTHEAGHAFQVYRSRWIQSPEVVWPTYETCEIHSMSMEFMTWPWMDRFFKEQVDKYKFTHLASALLFLPYGVLVDHFQHEVYERPEMTPAERKATWKKLQDLYLPDRDYSESEALNRGIFWYRQGHIFASPFYYIDYTLAQVCALQFWKRTQVDHDENAWEDYIRICDLGGTKSFLQVVEAANLQSPFKEGALESTAKAAASWLDAVKDDEL